In Cyprinus carpio isolate SPL01 chromosome B16, ASM1834038v1, whole genome shotgun sequence, the following are encoded in one genomic region:
- the rhbdl2 gene encoding rhomboid-related protein 2 — MGDNDIEEQDAFRVPSDEEGDNRANPKRRGRRVEKFQKNVSRWMLPEELRETYLERANCCPPPIFIILVSLAELGVFIYYAVWKPQKQWVTLGTGIWESPLTYKPEQREEAWRFLSYMFVHAGVEHILGNLIMQLFLGIPLELVHKGFEVGMVYMAGVLAGSLASSIFDPYSALVGASGGVYALMGGYFMNAVVNFREMMPLLGAFRILVIVLIVGTDVGFAIYRRFITHEAGMKVSFVAHIAGGVAGMTIGYVFFTNYSKELLKDPRFWLCIVGYITFFFFAVIFNIFLSPAPA, encoded by the exons ATGGGCGATAATGACATCGAAGAGCAGGACGCTTTTCGCGTGCCGAGCGATGAAGAAGGTGATAATCGAGCAAATCCCAAGAGAAGAGGTCGGAGGGTCGAGAAGTTTCAGAAGAATGTTTCTAGATGGATGCTTCCCGAGGAGTTACGGGAGACGTATTTGGAGCGCGCGAACTGCTGTCCGCCACCGATCTTCATCATCCTCGTCAGTTTAGCGGAG CTGGGAGTGTTTATCTACTATGCAGTATGGAAGCCTCAAAAGCAGTGGGTAACTCTGGGAACAGGGATCTGGGAGAGTCCTCTTACCTATAAGCCTGAACAGCGTGAAGAGGCTTGGCGGTTTCTGTCCTACATGTTTGTACATGCCGG TGTGGAGCATATCTTGGGAAACCTGATAATGCAGCTTTTTTTGGGCATTCCTCTGGAGCTGGTGCATAAGGGCTTTGAAGTTGGCATGGTCTATATGGCTGGGGTCCTTGCAG GCTCTCTCGCCAGCTCCATCTTTGATCCTTACAGTGCTCTTGTGGGCGCTTCAGGTGGTGTTTATGCCCTCATGGGAGGTTACTTCATGAATGCTGTGGTG aacTTCAGGGAGATGATGCCACTTCTGGGAGCCTTTCGCATCTTAGTAATTGTTCTGATTG ttggaaCAGATGTTGGATTTGCTATTTATAGAAGGTTCATTACCCATGAGGCTGGCATGAAG GTCTCCTTTGTGGCCCATATTGCCGGTGGGGTAGCAGGCATGACCATTGGTTATGTGTTCTTCACCAACTACAGTAAAGAGCTTCTGAAGGACCCACGCTTCTGGttgtgcattgtgggatacatcaCCTTCTTCTTTTTTGCTGTCATTTTCAACATCTTCTTGTCCCCAGCACCTGCATGA